Proteins encoded within one genomic window of Rhinolophus sinicus isolate RSC01 linkage group LG05, ASM3656204v1, whole genome shotgun sequence:
- the RGL2 gene encoding ral guanine nucleotide dissociation stimulator-like 2 isoform X2 — protein MADRLEALEVHPTDELERTKGVAISVLSTWLASHPEDFGSEVKGQLDRLESFLLRTGYAAGEGVGGGSADLIRNLRSRVDPQTPDLPKPLALPGDPPADPTDVLVFLADHLAEQLTLLDAELFLNLIPSQCLGGLWGHRDRPGHSHLCPSVRATVTQFNKVAGAVVSSVLGATSTGEEAGEVTIRPLRPPQRARLLEKWIRVAEECRLLRNFSSVYAVVSALQSSPIHRLRAAWGEAARDSLRVFSSLCQIFSEEDNYSQSRELLLQEVKVRPSLEPNSKKALKSGSRGGGVVPYLGTFLKDLVMLDAASKDELENGYINFDKRRKEFAVLSELRRLQNECRGYDLRPDPDIQQWLQGLRPLTEAQSHRVSCEVEPPGTSDSPAPRVLRPTLVISQWTEVLGSVGGPTPLVSWDRPSVGGDEAPGTPAPLLTRLAQHMKWPSVSSLDSALESSPSLQSPAGPSHLSPPASSPRPSRGHRRSASCGSPLSGGAEGTSRGTAYGGAGSGPGASDCGIIRVQMELGEDGSVYKSILVTSQDKAPSVISRVLKKNNRDSAVASEYELVQLLPGERELTIPPSANVFYAMDRASHDFLLRQRRRASSASSGLASGPSASGTPPSEGGGGSFPRIKATGRKIARALF, from the exons GCTGGAAGCCCTTGAAGTTCATCCTACTGATGAACTAGAGAGGACAAAAGG GGTAGCCATCTCTGTGCTGTCAACCTGGCTGGCCTCTCACCCTGAGGATTTTGGCTCTGAGGTCAAGGGTCAGCTTGACCGGCTTGAGAGCTTCTTGCTTCGGACAGGGTATGCAGCaggggagggtgttggggggggCAGCGCTGACCTCATCCGCAACCTCCGGTCCCGGGTGGACCCCCAGACCCCCGACCTTCCTAAGCCCCTGGCCCTCCCCGGCGATCCCCCTGCTGACCCCACGGATGTCCTGGTGTTCCTCGCTGACCACTTGGCCGAACAGCTGACCCTGCTAGATGCG GAGCTGTTTCTTAATCTGATCCCCTCTCAGTGCCTGGGGGGCCTGTGGGGTCACAGAGACCGGCCGGGACATTCCCACCTCTGCCCATCTGTCCGAGCTACTGTCACACAGTTCAACAAGGTGGCAGGGGCAGTGGTCAGCTCTGTCCTGGGCGCTACTTCAACCggagaggaggctggggaggTGACCATACGGCCACTCCGTCCTCCCCAGAGGGCCCGGCTCCTGGAGAAGTGGATCCGAGTGGCAGAG GAGTGCCGTCTACTCCGAAACTTCTCTTCAGTTTATGCTGTTGTGTCAGCCCTGCAGTCCAGCCCCATCCACAGGCTTCGGGCAGCCTGGGGAGAAGCAGCCAG GGACAGCCTCAGGGTCTTCTCCAGCCTCTGCCAGATTTTCTCCGAGGAGGATAATTATTCCCAGAGCCGGGAGCTACTCCTGCAG GAGGTGAAGGTGCGGCCCTCCCTGGAGCCAAATTCCAAGAAGGCCCTGAAGTCTGGCTCCCGTGGTGGG gGTGTGGTTCCCTACCTTGGCACCTTCTTGAAAGACCTGGTGATGCTGGATGCAGCCTCCAAGGATGAGCTGGAG AATGGATATATCAATTTTGACAAGCGGAGGAAG GAGTTTGCTGTCCTTTCTGAGCTGCGGCGGCTCCAGAATGAATGTCGTGGCTATGACCTCCGACCCGACCCCGATATCCAGCAGTGGCTACAGGGGCTCCGGCCACTGACAGAGGCCCAGAG CCATCGAGTGTCCTGCGAGGTGGAGCCACCTGGAACCAGTGACTCTCCTGCCCCTCGAGTGCTTCGGCCAACACTGGTCATCTCGCAGTGGACAGA GGTTCTGGGCTCTGTTGGGGGTCCCACCCCCCTTGTCTCTTGGGACCGGCCCAGTGTTGGGGGAGATGAGGCACCTGGAACCCCTGCGCCTCTGTTGACCCGGCTGGCCCAG CACATGAAGTGGCCGTCTGTCTCATCCCTGGACTCCGCCCTGGAAAGCTCTCCTTCCCTGCAAAGTCCGGCTGGCCCCAGCCACCTGTCTCCCCCAGCTTCCTCCCCTAGGCCTTCTCGAGGTCACCGCCGCTCAGCCTCCTGTGGTTCCCCACTCAGTGGGGGTGCAGAAGGGACCTCCAGGGGGACTGCATATGGGGGCGCGGGGTCTGGGCCAGGGGCTTCCGACTGTGGAATCATCCGAGTCCAGATGGAGCTGGGGGAAGATGGCAGTGTCTACAAGAGCATCTTG GTGACAAGCCAGGACAAGGCTCCAAGTGTCATCAGTCGTGTTCTTAAGAAAAACAATCGTGATTCTGCCGTGGCTTCGGAGTATGAGCTAGTGCAGCTGCTACCAGGGGAGCGAG AGCTGACCATCCCACCCTCGGCCAATGTCTTCTACGCTATGGACAGAGCGTCACATGATTTCCTCCTGCGGCAGCGGCGAAGGGCTTCTTCTGCTTCATCGGGCCTTGCCAGTGGCCCCTCTGCCTCAGGAACCCCCCcaagtgagggaggagggggctccTTTCCCAGGATCAAGGCCACAGGGAGGAAAATTGCCCGGGCACTGTTCTGA